The nucleotide window TTACCAACAAAGATGAAAAGAAAATGTTGTGGCTGGTACACACTCCTGGAATATAGCCATCAATACTAGTAGACATTAATAGCCATATCCCATATCAATTTATCTAATCTTCATTTAGCATTTTTAACTACAATGATAATACATGTCACcactgatgatgataatgattcaTACATGATCTCTGGCCCAAAGGGTAGGGGGTGCAAGTGATAACACCATCATACAGGGCCCATTCATTGCCAATCTGTGTTGAGtaaagtgtgtgtgtaaataatgaGACACAGGCTGATCCATGAAGTGCCCTGGTATCCTGGGCCTTGACAAGAATCAGTGTTAGAAGCTTGCTCATAACCCTTCATACTCCAGTGCTGAGAACTATGATTTCTGCAAGCTACTTGTTTCCTCCCCAGCTATTAAACTACCTCCTAGGCAACCAAAAGTGTACTATTTAAGATAGTTTGTTTTATTAGTTCTTAGATCCAGTCCTAAAGAGCCCCTATCCAATTCCTGCTGATTTAGCATTGCTCTTATTTCCATTGCCATTGACCATTTCTTCCTAGTTATTGCCAGCCAAGCTCCAGAAGGTCTTAGCATGAGCCAATTTTTATTTCCCAAAGTGGCATCTCTGGCACTCCAGACAAGCAGTGAGGGAGGGAAACATGGAGAAGAATGATAGGCTAGCATTTGAGGGCTCCCAGCATCTTCCCACAGAGTAGTGGGCAATTCCTGTTCCCTACTGATGAAACAGTGCCTCAGCCTTCATCCCCCAAAAGTGGGTGGGAAAAAAATTGCCTACTGCAGGAAGCATGGCACAAGATTCAGACTGTGACAGAACTCAACAGAAAAATGTGAAAGGAAAAGCCTCCCCTAAAACACATCTCCTAGCTACCTAATTTTCTCCAATTTTAACCCCCTGTCTGCCACCTGCTAAGTCTTATCCTGATGAAATCTAGAGGCCTCCAATGATTGTAAATAATCTAAATGGAGGATTTATTAAGGATGTCCAACTGGAATTTGGAACAGGGTGGGAGTGAGTGGGCAAGGTTACATATAATGAACAATGCTTTATTATTTGCTATAATGTCTTTGGAGAAGAGGAGGCTATTTGCCTTTTCTGATACACATATTCCAATGAACTGTCCTAATATGTCTTTGGGATCACTGTGAATCAGTCTCAATTCATTTGGGATTAAGGAGCAGCAAAACTTTGAGAGACATCTTATGGACATGTTTCCATCAGCATGTCCAAACACTTTGAAGTACTGATTATCTGCCCTATAATTACCCAAATTACCATACTTAATTCAGCTGGCCAAAGCACCAGTGGTTTTCTATGGGAGAAAAAATCTATAAACATGTCTGAAATCATTTTATAAACCCCACGGTGCATTTCCCAGAAGTCATTAGGCTTAGAGAGAGGCAAGACTAGATATCCAATTAGTTAGGTTTTACATCATTGCCCCGCAATGGACATTCAAGGGACGCTTCAGTTACTTTCTAGATAGTAAAGGTAAGGTGGATTTTGGTCCCAATTTTGAAGCAGGAAACAACCTAAACCAGGTTGCTTAAACCAAACTTGCAATAGGAATCATGTTGTAGGACATCAGAGGGGAATCTGGGTCTGGAAGAAGCTCTAGTCAACAGGAGGATGGTGTTTGTGGTGCTGCTGTTGCTATTACTACTTCAAATGGGTTGCACACCAGATTATAACTGCACTGGAGATGATCCGGTACAGATTCCACATGAATGGTATCAACCAAGTGAAATCATAATTGGTGGAATAGTGTCTCATATCTACTTTCTTTTAACTGAAGTTTATTTCCTGAGACACCCTTCAGAGGAGGAGATTAATGTCAAAATGTAAGGAactttttgaaatgagctttgcTTTTACTGTGGAGTTTCTTTAATTTTTATGCCTGCAAATGACAAATGATTAATATCGGGCATTAACCACTGTGGATATGATAAATGTGATGCTCAGAAGAAAAAGCACACATCAACTCTACCTACATTGGCAGCAGGAGATTTCATTCATtaagagagcaatccaaacccaagagaTGCCATGGTGAACAACTTAGGATGTGGCAGATCTCTGGCTGACCAAGCTGACCTCTTGCTCAACCAGAGATATGCCAACATAAGTCCTTTATCCTGGTTCAGCTGAAGGCAGAACAGGTGAGGCTGCTGTAAGTCCCAAAAAGGGTGTATGGTGCAGGCAGGACCAGGCAGGGGATAGACTTATGATGGATCCTAACTCCAGTAAGCTCAATCACATGACCTGACAGCCCGGTTGAACTTACACCaggaaaaagggtggtgtaactcaaactctattttaaaggcttgttttccctctatcAGGTTTgggctggctcagctggcagtagccccactcctgaatAGGATTTGGATCTGGTGTACTTCACACTGCCTTAACTAAAACCAGTATAAAAGATAGTGGCTTTCCATGATTAGGGTTGCTCCCTAAATCTCTATGAATCAATTTCTCTCCACTCATCTTATTAACATATACAGTATGTTCACATATCTAGAGCTGGGAGCCCCATAGTACATTTTTGGTtgatttgttttgtgttgttttaaaatCACATCCAATTTGTACAAAATCAAGTATTTGCAAATTTGTACAAAATCAAGCATTGTCAATAAAAGGAACAAAATCATTGTCTAGCTATCATGTATTCATCTATTGTCATAATTTCCACACGAACAATGAACTTCAGTTAAAATTAGTCATGAGTAAGTCCCTAgaaaatcaatgagatttaaaatAGTCAGCGCTAACTTGTTCCATTGGAGTCAATAGGAAGTAATTGGTCTCTTTTCTCTTTGGCTGAACAATGTTGAAAAAGTGCTGTCATCCAATTCAAGGAATGTTAGATTGCATCCTAAACTCACTTAACAAGGAGTAATTTCTTTTGAATTCATTCTAAACATCCCTCTCCAAAGATATGCTATAAGTAAATAGTACTGCAGCATTAAAATGGTAGCCAGCTGTGCTCAGCATTGAAATGCCTAGTTCCCTGGGTATTGCCCAAGAATGTCCCTAATCCTGACAGCACTTTTGGAAAGTAAAAATAAATctcttaaaaaaatcattaaattcAGTGTGGCTTAATTCTGACAAAGCATGGATAGGACTGTGCATTGCCATGAACAGGGAGGGGGAGATTTAACTAAATTGACAACTTACCCCCTCCAGTTACCCTTAGGTTTTTTGGAATGGAAAATGACAACTTTTTACTCCTCGAAGTGTATACTTCAGTGGGGATAGTGGTTACTGTCAAAGACATGCGCTTATGAAAAGAACTTGGTTAAACCATGCTAGACTAAAAACTAGAAGAATGAAGACTGTTGTGACAACTTAAAATGCAGCAAAGAGGAGGTAATGAAATTTTGTACCATTCATGAAAGCAGAGATCTTGCTAAAATAAAAACAGGATCAGATTAGCAAACCATGACACAGCTTTCctggttcttttgtttgtttgttttcttttcctgcaGGGGTTTTAAGCTATGAACAGTTAGATGTTGAAGGTTCACAACAAAAGTAGGATCCCCCACCTTGCAGGATGGACACCGCTCATCTGGCCCAGAGGTTCCCCTTCCAATCATCAACtgttcagcatgaaaggggagaaggaACTGATGTTGTTCAAAGTGTGCAATTGAATCTCCGTCCTCTGCAACACCTTCtgcagtacatttaaagcagagagGGAAATGTATTGGAAGGCAGTTCTTTGCAAATATGCAGAATGTTTTCTATGCGTTTTGCAATTTCAAACATGTAATTTACAGGATGCAATTGCATTCTGATGTTAAAAGCTAGAAATATCTATAACAGAGCTTGTATAATAGATTGCAGCTTTATTTGCCTTCTTCTGTTGGGACTGTTGAGTGCCTTTTACACAATAAGCATGGATGAATGGTGTTGCAGAGTTAATCATGATTGCTCACCTAAATTTGCACTCTCAGGAGCAAGCCAAAAGGTGCAGTAGTTTTATAAAGGCATAGCCCTCTGGCAGAGAAAATGTGTGTCTCCAATGATACTGTAATGAAAAACAATATATTCCATGTACTACTTGTTTGTCATAGTGTTGAGATGACTACAGGAAATATTGAAGGAAatactgaaatgatgaaactgtccAATTCCATATTTATCTTGAAATAATATAAGTGCTCAAACTACCAAACTATCTACATATACTCTCAGTGCAAAAGTATGGTagagtagggttgtcaggttcagggactgagactgattctgtatctttaggagaagagaaagtcagccaagtgcaggtgttcttgcaacattgtaatgggaaaaaccacaaggttgaattctcccttccccctgcacaactttttaaagatacagaagacctcttggaggctgagcctggcaaccaagaggtcttctgtatctttaacagttgtgcagtgggaagaaagaattccaccttgtggtttttatcattatagtgttgcaagaacacctgcacttggctgactttctcttcttctaaagatacaggatcagtctcaggccctgagcctggcaaccctattgtagAGCCTTTACACTGGTACACCTTAGTGTTCTCCCTTCATCAATTTTGGAGGGAAGATACCAAACAAATCCCTTACTGTGAACACAACTGTCCCTGTGACTCTGGAGAGGTCGAATAGGTGATCCATGGTCTTTTGTATTGTCTCTACAATTGAGACCTACACACAAAATCATTACTGAATCCTTCATACTGAAACTGTCAGGATGACTGGATGCATTTTATATCTCCTCACTTCCCTCCAATCAAAATGCAGCTACTTCTCTCAGTGTAGCTAAATTCTATATTGCAGCATGTAAAATCTGTCAAGAGGTAATTTCAGCCACACTACAACCATATTTTCTGAAGCTTGTGATTTCCATTGAATTTCTGTAATATTTTTGTGCAGATATCTATATCTTGTTTTATCCAGTGGTATGTTATCTTATTCTATATTACCTTAATTTATTTTTCCCCTATTTTATATTATTGATAATTCATTTTATGCTAtttctggtctttgaccataataaagaATGATTTGATTTGATATACTGTGTGTGCTGTAATACTATTTTATGTGGATTGCACCTTCTCACATTCGGTCAGCAGAGCaaaccattactttaataaaatgttAAATTCTCCCATATAAAAAAAGAGCTTGTAAATTTCTGTTTCCAGGATGGTGCCACAATTTTACCAGCACATCCTGGCAATGGTGTTTGCCATTCATgaaatcaacaacaatcccaacatCTTGCCCAACATCACTCTTGGGTTCTACATCTATGATAACTACTACGATGCAAGGATGACCTATCGTACCACACTGGACCTCCTTTTTAAATCACACCAGTTTTACCCTAATTataaatgtggcagcaagacacATCTAATGGGAGTCATTGGTGGACTTAGCTCTGATACCTCCTCACAGATGGCAGATGTCTTAGGCCTTTACAAGATTCCACAGGTAGGATCTATGCAGGGAGTTCGTGGGGCATCGAACATTCTTTCTTACTCTTTCTGGTAGCAATCTAATTATTTGATTAGAGAAAATAATGACTAAAAACACAAAAATCTGATAGTATAAATACACAATGTCAACTGCATCACTTATATTCTATATGCTTCTAAACACTCCCAAAGAACTCTATAAGTCTCGTCCACCCATAAAGACCACATGGCTGTGACTGTTTAGCTGATCCTCATGACCCTACTTTGAATGGTCCTGGCTCCCAGCCTCCTACCTTGCAGCTTAAAGTATGCATCCAGGACCTCACAACGACATTTTCCCACAGCTtcggtgccaacatgcaccataaGAACTGACTCCTTCCTGACACTTTCTACCTTTGTGTAGTCTGCATATCCACCACATATCCAGCCATCTGTTTCTCTAATAATCAAATGACAATTAGTATGGGGCTACTATTGAAAATAGATgttcagaaccagagcttggaaaagttactttttttaactacagttcccatcagcccaatctagtggtcatgctggctggggctgatgggagctgtagttcaaaaaagtaacttttccgagctctgactACACCTCACTTTTGAGAGGTTTAGTTCACTACACAGAATGTGTAAGAATCAAACTGAAGTCACTTCACTGGGTTTCCTAATTTCATTCTGAATACAATTCTATGTGTTGTCTCTGCCATTGGAAATCCTGTGTAAATGCACACAACTGAATTGCAAGAATCTAATCAGGAAGTTGTCAGTGTTAGATTGAAGTGATTCCTTGAAGAGTCTGTCACAATCATTTCTTCTCTGAAATATCTGTTCTAGTTTTCATATGGCTCATTTCAACCAGCAGTGAATGGTCAGATTGGGTTCCCCTCCTTTTACCGCATGGTTCCCAATGAAGCCCTTCAGTACCAGGGAATTGTCCAGTTACTTCTGCATTTCAAATGGAAATGGGTTGGGCTCATGTctattgatgatgatggtggAGAACACTTCTTGCAAACCATAGAGCCAATGCTTTCCAGGAATGGAATCTGCTCAGCCTTCACAAATAAAGCTCCAATTAACATGCGTATATTCGAAATGAATGAAATGTCAGAATACATTATGGATAGTATTCCTGTTTTCAGGGACAGCAAAGCCAATGCTGTTGTCATATATGGAGAAACTGCAAACATTAGATGGTTGGCCGCCATTATCTTGGGGATAAAAGAATCTCTTCAGCACAATGAGAAGACTTCTTTTGGAAAGGTATGGATTACAACAGCCCAGATTGATTTTGCACTTTACACAATGCAAAAGGCATGGGATATGCAAATGTTCCATGGTGCTATTTCCTTCACAATCCCTGCAAAACAGCTTCCAGGTTTCCAAAAGTATCTTCAAACTGTAAACCCTACTCAAACAAAAGGAAATGGTTTTATCAAAGACTTCTGGGAGCAAGCGTTCGACTGCTTCATTTCAAATCCCAATATGCCTGCAGATGAAACATGTACTTGTGAAGAAAGGCTGGAACATCTTCCTGGGCAATTTTTTCAACTGAAActgactggccacagctacagTATCTATAATGCTGTTTATGCTGTGGCACATACTATACATATCAGGCATTCATCCAACCATAGAAAAATGGACGATGGAAGCAAACTAACCCCTTGGAAAGTGGGACCCTGGCAGGTAATATCTTATCATTCACAAATATATATTATCATGACTTGGGGTAGAATATTACAGTGGTTTCTGTTCCTTTGGTCTCTAAAATGCTTTAGAACATTCATCTGGAACACTTCTGAACAATTTTCCTTTCTATCCTTGCCAGATACTGGTGTCACTGTATCAAATGGTTTCTATCATATAGCTTTATAGCCTATTTACTTATCAATAGTTGTAGAAGATTTCATCACTTTTGGTGAAGTGACATTGGCAAACATGTTACTAAcatatgaacacaggaagctgccttatactgagtcagttcattgtccatttagctcagtgactagcagcagctctctaggattccagtctgggttctctcccagccctgtctggagatgctggatgcacatcagatgctctaccactgagctcttccCCATGTTGCCCCTTACATATGGTGGGGTTGGTACCTTAAGTGGAATGCTGTCAGGGGCCACTTCTCATGATCCTTTAGCTGAAAAACATTTGCACACATAATTTGGTTCTATCCCAATCAGactttgcctgttttggatggggttgtactccctctgaaagagtaggtccatagcctgggggtgctcctggatccatctttgtcgctagaggcccaggtgacctcagtggctaggagtgccttttaccagcttcggctggtgagacagctgcagctgtttctggaccaggatagcctgaccactgttgtccacgcactggtaacctccaggctggattactgtaatgcattctatgtggggctgcccttgaggttggtctggaagctgcaactaatgcaaaatgcagcggcgagactggggcagggtatcgccaacatgtcacccagctgctgaaagcattgcactggctgccgatttgctaccgggccaagttcaaggttctagttttggtgtacaaagccctatacagctcgggaccaggatacctgaaagaccaacttaccccttatatacccagtcgatcactgcgctctgcaggtgagggcctcctgcagataccatcttatcaggaggttcgttctgcacaatataggaaatggacctttagtgtggcagcacctaccctgtggaattccctccctttgaatattaggcagacgccatctctgctatcttttcggcaccttttgaagactttcctctttcaacaaccctttttggttgagacgtatcccagtttgcatctgtgttagaattgctcaatatgtttttaataaccttttaaacccttttttaaagttgttgtgttttttaaatgtttttaatgctgttttgttttaatgtattgtaagatctgtttttatgatgttttaaagtgtttttagcattttgtttgcccagggcttctgctgggaggaagggtgggatacaaattaaataataaataaataaataaatagctcccATTAACTCAGATTAACAGAAATCTTATTGAGAATATTCCAGCATTTACTATGCTCTTGATTCTATTTGTCTCATCATCTAGCTCCATTCATTGCTTAGGAATAACCCATTCAACAACAGTATTGGAGATGAAGTTATGCTTAACCAACATGGAGAATTTGCAGCTGGATTTGATATTACAAACACAGTCACTTTCCCAAATAACTCTTATGTCAGAGTCAGAGTGGGAAGGCTGGATCCTCAGGCTCTTCCAGGAAAAATGCTCACTATTAATGAGGAGAGACTTAAGTGGCACAGAGATTTGTCAGAGGTATGAGAGATTGTCATTGCCCTTCAAAGAAtgatatgcatatttatttgtttgtttgtttattgtatttatatactgccccatagctgagctctctgggcagtttacatgcATAGTCATCTTTCAGGGGTGGGATAAAATAAATAGGAACAATTATTCATACAAAATTTAATTAATCAATGGCATTCAGTGGGATGGCATAATGCAATGGCAAGTaatggacagagcaatccaaactacagGAAGCCAGGTGAATTTATGTCAGAGTATTTATGCCAGTGTAGTCAATTCAGGAGTAGGGCTACTGCCAACTGAGCTGGCCCAAGCCtagaaaaggaaaaaatagagTTTgtcttacaccaccctttttgccagtgtgaCTTCTGCTGGGTTGTTAGGTCATGTGACTGCATTAAAAGAGGTTTGGAATAGGGTATGTCTTCCCCTATCCCACCCCTTCCattccccagaatgccccttttggggggacTTACCCTGGGCTCAGCCAGTTGATCCTTGGCTGTGTCCTGGCTCATCCAAGACATTTTCTGgtgtatctccagctgagccaggatgagggacttcagctGACGTAGCCCCGGCTGAGCCcaggctcagccagctcagccagagatccacctattccaaactctgctcatcccagtggatcttgatTAGATTGCTCTGTAAAGCTTTCTAAAAAGAACAAGAATTTTTTATGTAGGATGGGATTCTTATAAGAAAAACACCATGACAGTAAAAGTAACACCTTTGAATATTGTGCTGGTGGCCGACAGAGCACAGATATTTTAGTCCATCATGCCTTACATATTCTAAGGTACCCCGCT belongs to Rhineura floridana isolate rRhiFlo1 chromosome 11, rRhiFlo1.hap2, whole genome shotgun sequence and includes:
- the LOC133367308 gene encoding vomeronasal type-2 receptor 26-like, which gives rise to MVFVVLLLLLLLQMGCTPDYNCTGDDPVQIPHEWYQPSEIIIGGIVSHIYFLLTEVYFLRHPSEEEINVKMMVPQFYQHILAMVFAIHEINNNPNILPNITLGFYIYDNYYDARMTYRTTLDLLFKSHQFYPNYKCGSKTHLMGVIGGLSSDTSSQMADVLGLYKIPQFSYGSFQPAVNGQIGFPSFYRMVPNEALQYQGIVQLLLHFKWKWVGLMSIDDDGGEHFLQTIEPMLSRNGICSAFTNKAPINMRIFEMNEMSEYIMDSIPVFRDSKANAVVIYGETANIRWLAAIILGIKESLQHNEKTSFGKVWITTAQIDFALYTMQKAWDMQMFHGAISFTIPAKQLPGFQKYLQTVNPTQTKGNGFIKDFWEQAFDCFISNPNMPADETCTCEERLEHLPGQFFQLKLTGHSYSIYNAVYAVAHTIHIRHSSNHRKMDDGSKLTPWKVGPWQLHSLLRNNPFNNSIGDEVMLNQHGEFAAGFDITNTVTFPNNSYVRVRVGRLDPQALPGKMLTINEERLKWHRDLSEVPPLSLCNDQCYPGYSRKKKEGEKFCCYDCSPCPEERISNQEDLDYCIKCQEDHFPNPHKDHCIPKIQRYLSFEDPLGITLASSSLLFSLITSLVLSIFIKLQDTPIVRANNRNLTYLLLISLLLCFLCALLFIGQPSNVTCFLRQTAFGIIFSIAVSCVLAKTVTVVVVFMASKPGNIFQKWVGKRLAHSVVLCCSLVQVGICAIWLGSSPPFPDFNMYSVTEEIIAECNEGSVTMFYSVLGYMGFLATVSFIVAFLARKLPDSFNEAKFITFSMLVFCSVWVSFVPTYLCTKGKYMVAVEIFSILSSGAGLLCCIFAPKCYIIVFRPGLNKREQLIRRKY